The genomic stretch CGCGATCTTCGCAGACGGGGGCTCGACCTCTGTCAACGAATTCCGCGAGGTCTTCCACCACGAGCTCAAAAAGCCCAAACAAGACAAGAACACCAAGAAACGCGAAGTCCAAGTCAACATCGACGAAGACCAATATGGCGACTACCTAaccgacgacgacgatgactCCTCcgacaacaataacaacaacaagaacgaCCCAGACACGGCCTCAAAACGGCCTACCCGGCAAACCAAACGCCCCCGACGAGGTACCCGCGCCAAAGACGTCAAATCAGCCGACGCAGTCGATACCACGTCAACAGTCTACGCACTCAGCGATGTCTCCTCGCACGGCGGCTTCCAATCCCTAGCCCTCCGCCAAcgtctcctccaccttctctccGGTGTCGCGGAGGCTCTCCCTGACGACTTCATTTCCCTCGAGGAACTGTACCACCTCTTCGTCGAAAACATCCGccatctctccctccccGTCTTCCAGGCTCTCGTCACCCCATCAACTCTACCCTATTTCTCCCCAGAGGCGTGCACAACCCTCTGCGAATGCCTGCTCTTCCGCATCCGCGAGAGCGCAGCCCCAGACACAGACGAGGAGTATCTCAGCCAAGCAAAGCTGGAGGAGTGTTTCCTCCCTTATGCGGCAAGTACCAACAGCGTAATCGACAACACCAAGATGTCGATCCTCCTCGAGGCACTCCTGATCCTACTCGCAAACAGCGACATGCTAAAAGTAACTACGGACTTGCAAGAAGCGGTAGAAGAGGGTATCCAGCGTCGTGCGGAGAAAGCCCAAacggagacgaagaagagcgtgAGTGCGCGCAAATCGGAAGATGCGGAGTGGTGCTGGCTGCAGGAGAGTGGGGAGCGGTTGAGGTTCCTTGTTGAGGTTCTTCCGCGTGGGGAGGATTCGGATTGATGTTAGGGTTGGGCTGTTTGGGGGAAAGGTTGTGGTGGATTCTATTCATTGATGGGCTTGAGTTTGGCGTATAGATACCCTTGTTGTCTGTGTGCGTTTAGCATGTTACCAATGCCCTTTGTTGGTGTGGTTTAGCTTTCTTTTATATCTTGATTGAATGAACTATTCAAGCTGCTCATAGCTTATCTATAGCTAGCCACCAAGATCTTGGAACAATATTGGAATCAAACTCTAAAACACGAATAACCGCCGTCAACGGGGTAAACACAAATAGGTATAAAGGATTTGACTGAAATACTACCCGGATTTCAACATATGTGATCACggaggaggacgagggcCAATAATCTGTCTCCTTGCGCCTCCAACTCCCAGGCCATGGCCGCCCCGATTCTGGTTGTCACCGCCCATATAGCCGTATTGGTGCACATCCCAGGCTCCTTGTCCTGGCCCAACACCGAGATTGCCATCTCTTAGGCCGTTGGCAGCGGCCTGTTGAGTTTGCTTTTGGTTCTCCTCCCACTCACGCTGGCGCTCGCGCTCGCGCTCCATTTCACGTTCGAGCAATGACTTGGAGGCCCATCCGCCTGCTTTGGTCTTTTGCTGTGCCGCTGCGCGGCGGCTATTTTCTGCGTCAACCTCGGCAGTTGTTGTGTAGTCTTGTGGGCGATGAGTGGCCGGCTTGGGCGCAACGGGAGGTCGATTGGATGCGAGGAAGCGGTCTACGCGGCTTTCTTGATTGGCGGGTTTCGAGGCATAGAGCGTTGGGTCCGGAAGGGGCCGAGGTGATGTAGCGACCGGCTCTGGGAGTGGCCGGGGTGGTAGggaaggaggggggttgGCCGCTTCAGCAATTGATTCTTCGGTCTGATGTTTGTTCCACTCCGTGCGAAGTAGACGGCGTTCTGATTCGAGTGAGGAGAGATTGTAGCTGGGCTTAGGAGGTACAGGTACTGGGCGAGGTGCAGGAGTCGCAGCAGGTGCGGCCTGTTTTTCTTGAATCTCCTGGCGCTCGCGCTGATATTCTGCCTCCCTTTGCTTAGCAGTCTCTAACTCTCGCTCGAGTTCCCTTATGCGCCGTCTCTCTGAGGATTCGGCGGGAGCTTGGTTCGGTCCCACTTGACTCGCTTGGTATTGACTGAGGAACTGTCCATTTAGGCGGGTATCATTGACTTCCCGACGGCGCagcctctctttctccagtctctcctcggcctctctctcctcgcgctggcgctgctcctcctcctcttcccatcgTCGCTGTTGATCATTCCATTGCTTCCGCTCTTCCTCAAGCTTGCGTCGCTCTTGCTCCTTTAGACGGGCAGTTTCCTCCTCCCATCGACGCTCCTCCTCTGCTCGCGCGCGCGCTTCTTCTGCCTCTCGCTCTTGACGTCTCCGCTCTGACTCCTCAAACTCCAAACGCtggcgctcttcttcttcacgtCTGCGCTTCTCCTTTTCGGCCAGACTCGGTACATTTGGTGCCGCGGTCGTGATCTGTCGGCGAGCACCAAACGCCACAC from Aspergillus oryzae RIB40 DNA, chromosome 1 encodes the following:
- a CDS encoding uncharacterized protein (predicted protein) — its product is MAVADEEAPSPLYRHARTLPFELVQHIGIFFEEKLCPPPLTPRNSLDHRTDRGVRQPDTQALNLLLNIITTGTIPPTPVYVPSPQHLALAATFLVHPSTTTRAKTAEQEEASNVSLRLLRLANTIAGPVSAKLGTAFSFTHFEASRHGRRRRAEDEQPPDDDTKPLNLDLAQSASVWSRAEDFWHAVGWAFNCSVLHRERWEKWQIWLEYMCEVLEDDWNERKRMSDRNTNIDHKVLKDSLIFRYITETTAGYGRNRRILRAIFADGGSTSVNEFREVFHHELKKPKQDKNTKKREVQVNIDEDQYGDYLTDDDDDSSDNNNNNKNDPDTASKRPTRQTKRPRRGTRAKDVKSADAVDTTSTVYALSDVSSHGGFQSLALRQRLLHLLSGVAEALPDDFISLEELYHLFVENIRHLSLPVFQALVTPSTLPYFSPEACTTLCECLLFRIRESAAPDTDEEYLSQAKLEECFLPYAASTNSVIDNTKMSILLEALLILLANSDMLKVTTDLQEAVEEGIQRRAEKAQTETKKSVSARKSEDAEWCWLQESGERLRFLVEVLPRGEDSD
- a CDS encoding calponin homology domain protein (calponin) yields the protein MASVTSLDKDLRSLRLSRYTPQAAAEVRSWIEEVLHERLPAGDLLDALRDGVALCRLVNLAVSPGVKYKQSSMPFVQMENISHFLRACQIAPLSLPPHDVFLTVDLYEAKDPAQVLQCLVAFSRRANALQPGKFPRSIGPQSKVGALSPNATGSSQGAHTPSRPRGLSNANSSASGYSSPAKSPGPVSSWSKRTDEHTTMPAWNIHQYGYMGGASQANQGVAFGARRQITTAAPNVPSLAEKEKRRREEEERQRLEFEESERRRQEREAEEARARAEEERRWEEETARLKEQERRKLEEERKQWNDQQRRWEEEEEQRQREEREAEERLEKERLRRREVNDTRLNGQFLSQYQASQVGPNQAPAESSERRRIRELERELETAKQREAEYQRERQEIQEKQAAPAATPAPRPVPVPPKPSYNLSSLESERRLLRTEWNKHQTEESIAEAANPPPSLPPRPLPEPVATSPRPLPDPTLYASKPANQESRVDRFLASNRPPVAPKPATHRPQDYTTTAEVDAENSRRAAAQQKTKAGGWASKSLLEREMERERERQREWEENQKQTQQAAANGLRDGNLGVGPGQGAWDVHQYGYMGGDNQNRGGHGLGVGGARRQIIGPRPPP